One segment of Spiroplasma cantharicola DNA contains the following:
- the gltX gene encoding glutamate--tRNA ligase, producing MKKIRLRYAPSPTGYLHIGNTRTALMNYLFAKHYNGDFILRIEDTDIERNVEGAIESQFDNMDWLGILPDESFRNPKKGFGKYMQSEKFEVYKDYANKLLKENKAYKCFCTSEELEKDREQQLAKGIIAPQYNRKCLSNKINDDNKPFNIRFKVPENKLYKINDVVRGNVEFNSKEIGDFVILKSNGIATYNFAVVIDDYDMKITHVVRGEEHISNTPRQCMIYEAFGWEEPKFCHLTLIVDETKKKLSKRSGNAMFFISQYKEQGYLPEAIFNYISLLGWSPNSEQEIFTKEELVKAFDENRFSKSPSTFDMIKMKWINSQWIKKMNEQDYIKFVTNFIDKNRFDIKGKDKAWINSVLLLFKKELEYGIQINDHLDIFFNKIIDEKTKTVLKEFKIEKNLVNFLVEELKNMENFSEENIKTLINTIGKKFEKKGRELFMPVRIFTTLSEHGPELAKTISLIGKEKVILNITSIK from the coding sequence ATGAAAAAAATTAGATTAAGATATGCACCATCACCAACGGGTTATTTGCATATAGGAAATACAAGAACTGCTTTAATGAACTATCTTTTTGCAAAACATTATAACGGAGATTTTATTTTAAGAATTGAAGATACAGATATTGAAAGAAATGTTGAGGGAGCTATAGAATCTCAATTTGATAATATGGATTGACTTGGCATTTTACCAGATGAGTCATTTAGAAATCCCAAAAAAGGTTTTGGAAAATATATGCAATCTGAAAAATTTGAAGTGTATAAAGATTATGCAAATAAATTATTAAAAGAAAATAAGGCTTATAAATGTTTTTGTACTTCAGAAGAACTTGAAAAAGATAGAGAGCAGCAATTAGCAAAAGGAATTATTGCCCCTCAATATAATAGAAAATGTTTATCTAATAAAATTAATGATGATAACAAACCATTTAATATTAGATTTAAAGTTCCAGAAAATAAGTTATATAAAATTAATGATGTTGTTCGTGGTAATGTTGAGTTTAACTCAAAAGAAATTGGAGATTTTGTAATTTTAAAATCAAATGGAATTGCAACTTATAATTTTGCTGTTGTTATTGATGATTATGATATGAAAATTACTCATGTAGTAAGAGGAGAAGAACATATATCAAATACTCCAAGACAATGCATGATATATGAAGCTTTTGGTTGAGAAGAACCGAAATTTTGTCATTTAACGTTAATAGTTGATGAAACAAAGAAAAAACTCTCTAAGAGAAGTGGAAATGCAATGTTCTTTATCTCACAATATAAAGAACAAGGATATCTTCCTGAAGCAATTTTTAATTACATTTCATTATTGGGATGAAGCCCAAATAGTGAACAAGAAATTTTCACTAAAGAAGAGTTAGTAAAAGCATTTGATGAAAACAGATTTTCTAAATCGCCAAGTACTTTTGATATGATTAAAATGAAATGAATTAATAGTCAATGAATTAAAAAAATGAATGAACAAGATTATATAAAATTTGTAACTAATTTCATTGATAAAAATAGATTTGATATTAAAGGTAAAGATAAGGCTTGAATTAATTCAGTTTTATTGTTATTTAAAAAAGAATTAGAATATGGAATTCAAATAAATGATCATTTGGATATTTTCTTCAATAAGATAATTGATGAAAAAACAAAAACTGTTTTAAAGGAATTTAAAATTGAAAAAAATTTAGTAAATTTTCTAGTTGAAGAGTTAAAAAATATGGAGAATTTTAGTGAAGAAAATATTAAAACTTTAATAAATACTATAGGTAAAAAATTTGAAAAAAAAGGTAGAGAGCTATTTATGCCTGTCAGAATATTTACAACTTTAAGTGAACATGGACCAGAATTGGCAAAAACCATTTCGCTTATAGGAAAAGAAAAAGTTATACTTAATATAACAAGTATTAAGTAA
- the ispF gene encoding 2-C-methyl-D-erythritol 2,4-cyclodiphosphate synthase, protein MIFKVGFSKDRHNLITGNFILLGGIKIPSNSKVEAYSNGDVLFHSLAEAIFGSLGEEDLGQNYNSKNMSKNFESIIMVQDAMKILEEREYQISNVDILIELDSPNLTTFKSSIKKNLSQILKINLDQISIKATTTEGNFKNIITSYCNILIYKSEEKNNEKN, encoded by the coding sequence ATGATATTTAAAGTGGGATTTTCCAAAGATAGACATAACTTAATAACTGGCAATTTCATTTTATTGGGGGGAATTAAGATACCCTCAAATTCAAAAGTTGAAGCATATAGTAACGGTGATGTTCTTTTCCATAGCTTAGCTGAAGCAATTTTTGGTTCACTTGGTGAAGAAGATCTCGGTCAAAATTATAATTCAAAAAATATGAGTAAAAATTTTGAATCAATAATTATGGTTCAAGATGCTATGAAAATATTAGAAGAGAGGGAATATCAAATATCAAATGTAGATATATTGATAGAACTTGATTCGCCAAACTTAACTACATTTAAGAGTAGTATTAAAAAAAATCTTTCACAAATTTTAAAAATTAACTTAGATCAAATTTCAATAAAGGCTACAACAACAGAAGGAAACTTTAAAAATATAATTACAAGTTATTGTAATATATTAATTTATAAAAGTGAGGAAAAAAATAATGAAAAAAATTAG
- the ychF gene encoding redox-regulated ATPase YchF produces the protein MGLQVGIVGLPNVGKSTLFNAITNSKVEAANYPFATIEPNVGVVEVPDDRLDKLANIFKSKKTIYTTIEFVDIAGLIAGASKGEGLGNAFLANIRETDAICEVIRCFDSKEITHVEGSVDPIRDIEIIELELILSDEATVKKRLAKVEPKFKSTKDKEIIFEYNLLKKLEAQLSDGKLLNKLEFNEEEKFALKSFQLLTTKKFIYVANVGEDEIRQDNNYVKLVRDYAKSCNSQVVKISAKIEEDLSELDKQDKEVFLQDAGIETSGLEQLIKAAYSTLGLKTYFTCGPQEARGWQFKDGFTAPQCAGIIHTDFEKGFIKADVYKCEDIFELGDEQSLKNSGKIKLEGKNYIVQDGDVCFFKFNK, from the coding sequence ATGGGATTACAAGTCGGAATAGTTGGACTACCAAATGTTGGTAAATCTACTTTATTTAATGCAATAACAAATTCAAAAGTTGAAGCAGCTAATTATCCATTTGCAACAATAGAACCAAATGTTGGAGTTGTGGAAGTACCAGATGATAGATTAGATAAATTGGCAAATATATTTAAATCAAAGAAAACAATTTATACAACAATTGAATTTGTTGATATTGCTGGTTTAATTGCAGGAGCAAGTAAAGGTGAAGGATTGGGTAATGCTTTTTTAGCCAATATTAGAGAAACAGACGCTATCTGTGAAGTTATAAGATGTTTTGATTCAAAAGAAATTACTCATGTTGAGGGAAGTGTTGACCCGATTAGAGATATTGAAATAATAGAGTTAGAACTAATTTTATCTGATGAAGCAACTGTTAAAAAGAGACTTGCAAAAGTTGAACCAAAATTTAAATCAACTAAAGATAAAGAAATAATTTTTGAATATAATTTACTTAAAAAATTAGAAGCACAACTTTCTGATGGTAAACTCTTAAATAAACTTGAGTTTAATGAAGAAGAAAAATTTGCTCTAAAATCATTTCAACTTTTAACAACAAAAAAATTTATTTATGTAGCAAATGTTGGTGAAGATGAAATTAGACAAGATAATAATTATGTAAAGCTTGTTAGAGATTATGCAAAGTCATGTAATTCTCAAGTTGTAAAAATATCTGCAAAAATTGAAGAGGATTTAAGTGAACTTGATAAACAAGATAAAGAGGTTTTTCTACAAGATGCTGGAATTGAAACTTCAGGCCTTGAACAGTTAATTAAAGCAGCTTATTCTACACTTGGTTTAAAAACATATTTCACTTGTGGACCACAAGAAGCAAGAGGTTGACAGTTTAAAGATGGTTTTACAGCTCCACAATGTGCAGGTATTATTCATACAGATTTTGAAAAAGGTTTTATTAAAGCTGATGTTTATAAATGTGAAGATATTTTTGAACTTGGTGATGAACAAAGTTTAAAAAATAGTGGAAAAATAAAACTAGAAGGAAAAAATTATATTGTACAAGATGGAGATGTTTGTTTTTTCAAATTTAATAAATAG
- a CDS encoding DUF951 family protein — MKINLGDKIYLKKAHPSKTIFWIIIRVGTIYKLQSNIDEKLILEFSKDDLLKKIKKVESRE, encoded by the coding sequence ATGAAGATTAATCTTGGAGATAAAATATATTTAAAAAAAGCACATCCAAGTAAAACAATTTTTTGAATAATTATTAGGGTGGGAACTATTTATAAATTGCAATCTAATATTGATGAAAAATTGATATTAGAGTTTTCAAAAGATGATCTTTTAAAAAAAATAAAAAAAGTAGAAAGTAGAGAATAA
- a CDS encoding ParB/RepB/Spo0J family partition protein — translation MAKSKGKYNFKGLDDIFGESVSDIIGVIESDKKKVEDNKTLVDIKSLTANPYQPRKNFEKEELEELASSIKTHGIIQPIIINSKKQIIAGERRTRAAKLAGLKKIPAIVLELSESQMEEFAIIENIQRVDLLDIEEAVAYKKLSDNLKLKQEDIATRVGKSRSHIANIMRLLNLPEKVQDAMLQKKVSMGQAKPLLAIVNNEKLLDSIFKQILEKDLTAREVEQLIKNNNSPKNEIKQNVKSASLVHMENKMMRRLGTKVIIENGKLIIRYSDESDLNRVLDILGLTDED, via the coding sequence ATGGCCAAATCTAAAGGAAAATATAACTTTAAGGGACTAGATGATATATTTGGAGAATCAGTTTCAGATATCATTGGTGTTATTGAAAGTGATAAAAAGAAAGTTGAAGACAATAAAACATTAGTTGATATAAAATCATTAACTGCAAATCCATATCAACCAAGAAAAAATTTTGAAAAAGAAGAATTAGAAGAACTTGCAAGTTCAATAAAAACTCATGGAATAATTCAACCAATTATAATAAATAGTAAAAAGCAAATTATTGCTGGTGAAAGAAGAACAAGAGCTGCTAAGTTAGCTGGTCTTAAAAAAATTCCAGCTATTGTTTTAGAATTAAGTGAAAGTCAAATGGAAGAGTTTGCTATAATTGAAAATATTCAAAGAGTTGATTTATTGGATATTGAAGAAGCTGTAGCCTATAAAAAACTTTCAGATAATCTTAAACTTAAGCAAGAAGATATTGCAACAAGAGTTGGTAAATCAAGATCACATATAGCAAATATTATGAGACTTTTAAATTTACCTGAAAAAGTTCAAGATGCAATGTTACAAAAAAAAGTTTCAATGGGTCAAGCAAAGCCATTATTGGCAATTGTTAATAATGAAAAATTATTAGACTCAATATTTAAGCAAATTTTAGAAAAAGATTTGACAGCAAGAGAAGTTGAACAATTAATAAAAAATAATAATTCACCAAAAAATGAAATAAAACAAAATGTAAAAAGTGCTTCATTAGTTCATATGGAAAATAAAATGATGAGAAGACTTGGTACAAAAGTTATTATTGAAAATGGAAAATTAATTATTAGATATTCAGATGAATCGGATTTGAATCGAGTTTTAGATATTTTAGGATTGACTGATGAAGATTAA
- a CDS encoding ParA family protein: MAKVISVSNQKGGVGKTTTSVNLACGLALANKRVLLIDMDPQFNATTGVGFEIDSNTLSMYHVFIGEKSLAEVVVKNIKKNIDLAPSSIDVAAVDLILLEQKNNNQNVLREEINKIGDNYDFVIIDCPPSLGLINRNGLAISDTVLIPIQAEHYAMHGVAQLLRTIKKVKETLNPNLTIEGVLVTMFDSRTKLAHDVLEEIMKTFGPKVYKSVIPRNVRISESSMEGKSIYEYDKNGAGSIAYIEFVKEVLKENGQI, from the coding sequence ATGGCAAAAGTAATTTCAGTTTCAAATCAAAAGGGTGGCGTTGGAAAAACAACAACGTCTGTAAACTTAGCATGTGGTCTTGCTCTGGCAAATAAAAGGGTACTACTTATAGATATGGACCCACAATTTAATGCAACAACAGGGGTTGGCTTTGAAATAGATAGTAATACCTTAAGTATGTATCACGTGTTTATTGGAGAAAAAAGTCTAGCAGAAGTAGTTGTGAAAAATATTAAAAAAAATATTGATTTAGCACCAAGTTCAATCGACGTTGCAGCAGTTGACTTGATTCTTTTAGAACAAAAAAATAATAATCAAAATGTGTTAAGAGAGGAAATTAATAAAATCGGCGATAATTATGATTTCGTTATTATTGACTGTCCTCCAAGTCTTGGACTAATTAATAGAAATGGTCTTGCAATTTCTGATACTGTGTTAATTCCAATACAAGCAGAACATTATGCTATGCACGGGGTTGCTCAATTATTGAGAACAATTAAAAAAGTAAAAGAAACTTTAAACCCAAACCTTACAATTGAAGGTGTTTTAGTAACAATGTTTGATTCAAGAACAAAGTTGGCCCATGATGTTTTAGAAGAAATAATGAAAACATTTGGACCAAAGGTTTATAAATCAGTTATACCAAGGAATGTTAGAATATCTGAATCTTCAATGGAAGGTAAATCAATTTATGAATATGATAAAAACGGAGCTGGCTCAATTGCATATATTGAGTTTGTAAAAGAGGTGCTAAAAGAAAATGGCCAAATCTAA
- the rsmG gene encoding 16S rRNA (guanine(527)-N(7))-methyltransferase RsmG, translating to MNWDRFKELNIDLNDFKKNQLLKYKNLLQEENKIHNLTAIIKDQEILDKHFFDSLLFTKVFNPENLEILDIGTGAGFPGIVIKILYPNTKIYLLESNGKKIDFLKKVILELDLKNIWTLNARAEEYSIENKEKFDVIISRAMAPLNILLEVGVQSLKLNGTFICLKSKNVNTELQDLNSQEKKLGLKLFLKQELYDEVLGERNNLFYSKENQTPLEFPRHYSQIRKRPLGK from the coding sequence ATGAATTGAGATAGGTTTAAAGAATTAAATATTGATTTAAATGATTTTAAAAAAAATCAATTGCTTAAGTATAAAAATCTTCTTCAAGAAGAAAATAAAATTCATAATCTTACTGCCATAATAAAAGATCAAGAAATATTAGATAAACATTTTTTTGATAGTTTATTATTTACAAAAGTTTTTAATCCAGAGAATTTGGAAATTCTTGATATTGGTACTGGAGCTGGCTTTCCAGGAATTGTGATTAAGATACTTTATCCAAATACAAAAATCTATCTTTTAGAATCAAATGGTAAAAAAATAGATTTCTTAAAAAAAGTAATTTTAGAATTAGATTTAAAAAATATTTGAACTTTGAATGCTAGAGCAGAAGAATATAGTATTGAAAATAAAGAAAAATTTGATGTGATTATTTCTAGAGCAATGGCTCCTCTTAATATTTTATTGGAAGTTGGAGTTCAAAGTTTAAAACTTAATGGGACCTTCATATGCTTGAAATCAAAAAATGTGAATACAGAATTGCAAGATTTAAATAGCCAAGAAAAAAAATTAGGATTAAAGTTATTTTTAAAGCAAGAACTTTACGATGAGGTTTTGGGTGAAAGAAATAATTTATTTTATTCAAAAGAAAATCAGACACCCTTAGAGTTTCCAAGACACTATAGTCAAATTAGAAAAAGACCTTTGGGAAAATAA
- a CDS encoding APC family permease, whose product MIKVNKANKAKNKSFEFLTIFSMVFGIVVGSGIYLKNKVEAGGVLHEAGRNPWLALTVWLFIGVLCSLVMLTFIEAASATKNDGHSTAQSWANKFINRRTASLFSILYICMYLPILAGLGALFTVKTVFSGINTFYFAMNEESLILKIGKVQWMSLELFFSTIVLIGFSLMNIFTHKPSKFIQSIFTIVKFLPLITIVIGGFSLFIINPKGNNSFNPSTGYEPWQVNTFFGTMIPILFAFDGFIYAATLQKDCEHKEVVAPAMLSAIIAVTFFYIIITISIFFGASDGDVFKLFDNLFKKSPWVALLFKLIIAGTILTTVNGYTTLIPKTVQSGVQEKFIYSKEGKDNISYVKSGFIGMAITISIYVLFLTISIAIDWNSPEINYFLVADYSSNSTVMFGFIVYLILMIYVLHNRRTKKVETLKVKGGFVIGIITCTILSIIMGYAYYNFMIGKFLSNDFKTMIDPILLIFFALVLAIVWIVNECLISKNNIDNNDFILRIKPNNWFKYNKELEIKKFKSKTNVK is encoded by the coding sequence ATGATAAAGGTAAACAAAGCAAACAAAGCAAAGAATAAGTCTTTTGAATTTTTAACTATATTTTCAATGGTTTTTGGAATTGTAGTAGGTAGTGGAATTTATTTAAAAAATAAAGTTGAAGCTGGTGGAGTTTTACATGAAGCTGGAAGAAACCCCTGATTAGCACTTACTGTATGATTATTTATAGGGGTTTTATGTTCACTAGTAATGTTAACATTTATAGAAGCAGCCTCTGCTACAAAAAATGATGGGCACTCAACAGCTCAAAGTTGAGCAAATAAATTTATAAATAGAAGAACAGCTTCTTTATTTTCTATTTTATATATTTGTATGTATCTTCCTATTTTAGCAGGACTAGGAGCTTTATTCACTGTAAAAACTGTCTTTAGCGGAATTAATACATTTTATTTTGCAATGAATGAAGAAAGTTTGATTCTAAAGATAGGTAAAGTTCAATGAATGTCATTAGAGTTATTTTTTTCAACAATAGTTTTAATTGGTTTTTCATTAATGAACATATTTACTCATAAACCAAGTAAATTTATACAAAGTATTTTTACAATTGTTAAATTTCTACCTTTAATAACTATAGTTATCGGTGGTTTTTCACTTTTCATTATTAATCCAAAAGGTAATAATTCATTTAATCCATCTACAGGTTATGAACCTTGACAAGTTAATACTTTTTTTGGAACAATGATCCCAATACTATTTGCATTTGATGGTTTTATTTATGCAGCAACCCTACAAAAAGATTGTGAACATAAAGAAGTAGTTGCTCCGGCCATGCTTTCAGCAATTATTGCAGTAACATTTTTTTATATAATAATTACAATTTCAATATTTTTTGGAGCAAGTGATGGTGATGTATTTAAATTATTTGATAATTTATTTAAAAAATCACCTTGGGTTGCTTTACTTTTTAAATTAATTATAGCTGGTACAATTTTAACTACTGTCAATGGTTATACAACTTTAATTCCAAAAACAGTTCAATCAGGAGTTCAAGAAAAATTTATTTATTCAAAAGAAGGCAAAGATAATATTAGCTATGTAAAATCTGGATTCATTGGTATGGCAATCACAATTTCAATTTATGTATTATTTCTTACTATTTCAATTGCAATAGATTGAAATAGCCCAGAAATTAATTACTTTTTGGTTGCAGATTATTCCTCAAATAGTACAGTTATGTTTGGTTTTATTGTTTATTTAATATTAATGATCTATGTATTACACAATAGAAGAACAAAAAAAGTTGAAACTTTAAAAGTAAAAGGTGGTTTTGTTATTGGAATAATAACTTGTACAATACTTTCAATAATAATGGGCTATGCATATTATAATTTTATGATTGGAAAATTCCTATCAAATGACTTTAAAACAATGATTGATCCAATTTTATTAATATTTTTTGCCTTAGTGCTTGCAATTGTTTGAATAGTCAATGAATGTTTAATTTCAAAAAATAATATTGATAATAACGATTTTATTTTAAGAATTAAGCCAAATAATTGATTTAAATATAATAAAGAGTTAGAAATCAAAAAATTTAAAAGTAAAACTAATGTAAAATAA
- a CDS encoding APC family permease, protein MIKVNKKNKTKNKIFEFLSVFSMTFGIVVGSGIYLKNAGDNGVLVKAGNNPYLAIAVWTLMAFFCCAMMLSFIELSSSTKKGEHNTLTAWAGRFLGRRYGSLVTILYAIIYLPVLIIIGALFTTSSFFQSINIIYEFSTGKESLLTGTTKITVEIFVAAFILILFQIVNTYTTKPGKILQTVLSFLKFLPLLTVLIAGITFFSLGKESSFDPEKVGEFKINNIFLTMVPIMFAFDGFLDSAAIQKDCEHKEVVAPAMMTGIVAVSIFYIIISVAIFMGATDGNILNIFKRDNIDPRIHFTFNLIITLTLLTMVNAYSVIYPIVIRASIEEKFVYSKNNEGQLSKIKSSWISILIVFIFFVGFVGSSLLLPKSVTGDDSYLYTAYLSSDSTIIIVYLLHVPLIIQMLINRKTKKIEVRKVKGAYCAAIFSSSMLILTLAYIYYLNIIKSLIDGQLISPIMWFVFIIILLVSWIINEAIISKNNIEINDFYFRINPKNWFNYDKQKCLEIFNARKVLKNDKGKQSKQSKE, encoded by the coding sequence ATGATTAAGGTTAATAAGAAAAATAAAACTAAAAATAAAATTTTTGAATTTTTATCTGTTTTCTCAATGACTTTTGGTATAGTAGTTGGAAGTGGAATTTATTTAAAAAATGCTGGAGATAATGGTGTACTTGTAAAAGCTGGAAATAATCCATACTTAGCAATAGCTGTTTGAACACTCATGGCATTTTTTTGTTGCGCAATGATGTTGTCTTTCATAGAATTATCAAGTTCAACTAAGAAAGGGGAACATAATACTTTAACAGCTTGAGCTGGAAGATTTCTTGGGAGAAGATATGGATCATTAGTAACAATATTATATGCCATTATTTATCTTCCAGTTTTAATTATTATAGGTGCATTATTTACAACAAGTAGTTTTTTTCAATCTATTAATATTATTTATGAATTTTCCACAGGCAAAGAAAGTTTATTAACAGGAACTACAAAAATAACTGTTGAAATTTTTGTAGCAGCTTTTATATTAATTCTATTTCAAATTGTAAATACTTATACAACCAAACCAGGTAAGATTTTGCAAACTGTACTTTCTTTTCTGAAGTTTCTTCCTTTATTAACAGTATTAATAGCAGGAATTACTTTTTTCTCACTTGGCAAGGAAAGTTCTTTTGACCCTGAAAAAGTAGGGGAATTTAAAATAAATAATATATTTTTAACAATGGTACCAATTATGTTTGCATTTGATGGTTTTTTAGATTCAGCTGCAATTCAAAAAGATTGTGAACACAAAGAGGTAGTTGCTCCGGCAATGATGACAGGGATTGTTGCTGTTTCAATCTTTTACATAATAATTAGTGTAGCTATTTTTATGGGAGCCACTGATGGGAATATATTAAATATTTTCAAAAGAGATAATATTGATCCAAGAATACATTTTACTTTCAATTTAATTATTACTTTAACTTTGCTTACAATGGTTAATGCTTATAGTGTAATTTATCCAATAGTTATAAGAGCTTCAATTGAAGAAAAATTTGTCTATTCCAAAAACAATGAGGGACAACTTTCTAAAATAAAATCAAGTTGAATATCAATTTTAATTGTTTTTATATTTTTTGTAGGTTTTGTAGGTTCAAGCTTATTACTTCCTAAAAGTGTAACTGGAGATGATTCTTATCTCTATACAGCATATTTATCTTCAGACTCTACAATTATTATTGTTTATTTATTGCATGTTCCACTAATTATACAAATGCTTATAAATAGAAAAACAAAAAAAATTGAAGTTAGAAAAGTTAAAGGAGCATATTGTGCTGCAATATTTTCATCTTCAATGTTAATTTTGACTTTAGCTTACATTTATTATTTAAATATTATAAAATCATTAATAGATGGACAGCTTATATCTCCAATAATGTGATTTGTATTTATTATAATATTATTAGTTTCTTGAATTATTAATGAAGCAATTATTTCAAAAAATAATATAGAAATAAATGACTTTTATTTCAGAATAAATCCTAAAAATTGATTTAACTATGATAAACAAAAATGTTTAGAAATTTTTAATGCTAGAAAGGTTTTAAAAAATGATAAAGGTAAACAAAGCAAACAAAGCAAAGAATAA
- the mnmG gene encoding tRNA uridine-5-carboxymethylaminomethyl(34) synthesis enzyme MnmG, with protein sequence MHMQAEIVVVGAGHAGVEAALASARLGKKTILVNLYRDKIATMPCNPSIGGPAKGIVVREIDSLGGEMGKAADATALQMKLLNSSRGPGIWALRAQSDKIEYSKYMQRVVENQKNLELVIGVVKDITLDSNNNVKSVILEDKTEIHCKAVVLTTGTYLSSLIYRGEEKYEGGPNDEITTKSLSQTLVKLGLRTFRFKTGTPPRVKINSIDLSKALIEPGTNEDLAFSFSTSNFLPYEKQEVCYLIHSTSKTKKIIEENLHRSAMYSGEIESVGPRYCPSFEDKIVRFSTKETHQIFLEPESKSLDTFYVQGFSTSMPIEIQDKMLRSLPGFENVIVDKWAYAIEYDCIDPQQLKLSLELKLVGNLFLAGQINGTSGYEEAAGQGLIAGINAVRKIDNLNPLILKRNESYIGVMIDDLINKGVIEPYRLLTSRAENRLTLRNDNSEMRLKKYGYEIGLVSKEEWKLHEKFEKEIFENIELLKEIRFSPKTELAIELKKAGQAILTQGFSAYEILKQPKVDINIFKKYIKELNKLSKQQLQTLLILIRFEGYIKKENETIEKFVKLESKKIPIDVDYSKVENIAVEARQKLEKVKPTSIGQASRITGVNPADIQMLLFHLKKKYNEV encoded by the coding sequence GTGCACATGCAAGCTGAAATAGTTGTAGTTGGAGCAGGGCACGCTGGAGTAGAAGCGGCATTAGCTTCTGCAAGATTAGGAAAGAAAACAATTTTAGTTAATTTATATAGAGATAAAATTGCAACTATGCCTTGTAATCCATCAATTGGAGGACCAGCAAAAGGTATAGTTGTAAGAGAAATTGATTCACTTGGAGGAGAAATGGGTAAAGCTGCAGATGCAACTGCATTGCAAATGAAATTACTTAATTCTTCAAGAGGACCTGGAATTTGAGCTTTACGTGCTCAATCAGATAAGATTGAATACTCAAAGTATATGCAAAGAGTTGTTGAAAATCAAAAAAATTTGGAATTAGTTATTGGTGTAGTTAAAGATATAACTTTAGATTCTAATAATAATGTTAAATCAGTTATATTAGAAGATAAAACTGAAATTCATTGTAAAGCAGTTGTTTTAACTACTGGAACTTATCTTTCTTCATTAATATATCGTGGTGAAGAAAAATATGAAGGCGGACCAAATGATGAAATTACAACAAAGTCATTAAGTCAAACTTTAGTTAAACTTGGCCTTAGAACTTTTAGATTTAAAACAGGTACACCTCCAAGAGTTAAAATTAATTCTATAGATTTATCAAAAGCATTAATTGAACCTGGAACAAATGAAGACTTGGCATTTTCTTTTTCTACAAGTAATTTTTTACCATATGAAAAACAAGAAGTTTGTTATTTAATTCATTCAACTTCAAAAACCAAAAAAATTATTGAAGAAAACTTGCATAGGTCAGCAATGTATTCTGGTGAAATTGAATCAGTAGGACCAAGATATTGTCCAAGTTTTGAAGATAAAATTGTAAGATTTAGTACAAAAGAGACTCATCAAATTTTTTTAGAGCCTGAATCAAAATCTTTAGATACTTTTTATGTTCAAGGATTTTCAACTTCAATGCCCATTGAAATACAAGATAAGATGCTTAGAAGTTTACCAGGATTTGAAAATGTTATTGTAGATAAATGAGCTTACGCAATTGAATATGATTGTATTGACCCTCAACAGTTAAAATTATCTTTAGAATTAAAATTAGTTGGTAATTTATTTTTAGCAGGTCAAATTAATGGAACAAGTGGCTATGAAGAAGCTGCTGGTCAGGGGTTAATTGCTGGAATAAATGCAGTACGAAAAATTGATAATTTAAACCCTTTAATTTTAAAAAGAAATGAATCATACATTGGAGTTATGATTGATGATTTAATTAATAAGGGAGTAATTGAGCCATATAGATTACTGACAAGTAGAGCAGAAAATAGATTAACTTTAAGAAATGATAATTCTGAAATGAGATTAAAAAAATATGGTTATGAAATTGGTTTAGTTTCAAAAGAAGAATGAAAGTTACATGAAAAATTTGAAAAAGAAATTTTTGAAAATATAGAACTACTAAAGGAAATAAGATTTAGCCCGAAAACAGAATTAGCAATTGAATTAAAAAAAGCTGGTCAAGCAATTTTAACTCAAGGGTTTAGTGCATATGAAATACTAAAACAACCTAAAGTTGATATTAATATTTTTAAAAAATATATTAAAGAATTAAATAAATTATCAAAACAACAGTTACAAACTTTATTAATCTTAATAAGATTTGAAGGTTACATTAAAAAAGAAAATGAGACAATTGAAAAATTTGTAAAACTGGAGAGTAAAAAAATACCAATAGATGTTGATTATTCAAAAGTTGAAAATATAGCTGTTGAAGCAAGACAGAAGTTAGAAAAAGTAAAACCAACTTCAATTGGACAAGCTTCAAGAATAACAGGTGTAAACCCTGCAGATATTCAAATGTTATTGTTTCACTTAAAAAAGAAATATAATGAGGTATAA